A single region of the Raphanus sativus cultivar WK10039 chromosome 1, ASM80110v3, whole genome shotgun sequence genome encodes:
- the LOC108841662 gene encoding non-structural maintenance of chromosomes element 4 homolog A, with protein sequence MRTRTVKRESEATGEASGSRDAGESERFRSVKREKNKGVATTSVRIASQPTQGGEEEEEHEQGVSDRRVLRSQYLALINKISDSKDDMTSVDSDKFSRIFSEFENLHQKVQKPREQIADAEAFLDIANTMLSSVKSQSANGVSPAEFVNALVNGFGQAPLGIDDADETAASVSIKWNDLGLAVCSTVLVSCGCSTMLGPMDTELKERKRAVYRKRTKPGEGVRPDEVDDTQSEEKTDTDKNMAIMFNILRQKKRVGLENLVLNRRSFAQTVENLFALSFLSKDGRVEIIVDKNGSHFALPRNAPAANLVASGEVTYNHFVFRFDFKDWKLMSEMVPMGEELMPHRETAVASSSCPSDFPQDSQTTPIRKLSRNRGLIVQEDTVVEDSPDVEGDGTRRRCKRKLT encoded by the exons ATGAGGACGAGGACGGTGAAGCGAGAATCGGAAGCCACCGGAGAAGCCAGTGGCAGCAGAGACGCCGGCGAGTCGGAGAGGTTTAGGTCTGTGAAAAGGGAGAAAAACAAAGGCGTAGCTACAACCTCCGTGCGAATTGCCTCGCAGCCGACTCagggaggagaagaagaagaagaacatgaaCAGGGAGTATCTGATCGGAGGGTTCTCAGATCTCAGTATCTCGCTCTAATCAACAAAATCAGCG ATTCTAAAGATGATATGACGAGTGTTGATTCTGACAAATTCTCCAGAATTTTCAGTGAATTTGAGAATCTCCACCAGAAAG TTCAGAAGCCTAGGGAGCAAATTGCAGATGCAGAGGCGTTTCTGGATATAGCAAACACAATGTTGTCATCCGTCAAGTCTCAGTCTGCTAACGGCGTTTCTCCCGCTGAGTTTGTGAATGCTTTGGTCAATGGGTTTGGTCAGGCTCCTCTAGGGATCGATGATGCTGATGAAACTGCGGCCTCTGTATCTATCAAATGGAATGATCTTGGGCTTGCTGTCTGTTCTACTGTTTTGGTCTCGTGTGGCTGTTCCACTAT GTTGGGACCTATGGACACTGAACTGAAGGAGAGGAAAAGGGCAGTCTACAGAAAACGTACAAAGCCTGGTGAAGGCGTTCGTCCCGATGAG GTAGACGATACGCAATCAGAAGAGAAAACTGATACAGACAAGAATATGGCGATAATGTTTAACATCTTACGGCAAAAGAAGCGCGTGGGGCTTGAGAATTTGGTGCTCAACAGAAGATCATTTGCGCAGACTGTCGAGAATTTGTTCGCTCTATCTTTCTTGTCCAAAGACGGACGAGTAGAGATCATTGTTGACAAGAATGGCTCACATTTTGCAT TGCCGAGAAACGCACCCGCTGCGAACCTGGTGGCGTCAGGGGAAGTCACTTACAACCATTTTGTGTTTAGATTCGATTTCAAAGACTGGAAG CTTATGTCTGAAATGGTGCCGATGGGGGAAGAGCTAATGCCACACAGAGAAACTGCAGTCGCTTCATCTTCTTGTCCCTCAGACTTCCCACAAGATTCTCAGACAACACCGATAAGAAAACTCTCTAGAAACAGAGGTTTGATTGTACAAGAAGACACTGTTGTAGAAGACTCTCCTGACGTTGAGGGCGATGGAACTCGAAGGAGATGTAAGCGGAAACTCACTTGA
- the LOC108850922 gene encoding probable plastid-lipid-associated protein 12, chloroplastic — translation MASLRFLYSVEMSPPCLLSPCPLSSSSPRYHLLNRTNKRVDSFRSFRTLRVTRSSSSTFTGGQTQQSSFNDAEMKLIDALIGIQGRGKSASPGQLNDVESAVKVLEGLEGIPNPTESDLIEGRWQLMFTTRPGTASPIQRTFTGVDVFTVFQDVYLKTTNDPRVSNIVKFSDFIGELKVEAVASIKDAKRVLFRFDRAAFALKFLPFKVPYPVPFRLLGDEAKGWLDTTYLSPSGNLRISRGNKGTTFVLQKETVPRQKLLATISQDKGVAEAIDEFLASNTNSKEDDYELLEGNWQMIWSSQMYTDSWLENAANGLMGRQIIEKDGRIKFEVNIIPAFRFSMKGKFLKSGGSTYELKMDDAAIIGGPFGYPIELTNNIKLQVLYTDEKMRISRGFDNIVFVHIREV, via the exons ATGGCGTCTCTTAGATTTTTATACAGCGTAGAGATGTCGCCACCATGTCTGTTATCTCCATGCCCTCTTTCATCGTCTTCTCCGAGATACCATCTTCTTAACAGAACAAACAAGAGAGTGGACTCGTTCAGAAGCTTTAGAACTCTGCGTGTAACTCGTTCATCTTCCTCTACCTTCACTGGAGGACAAACGCAACAGTCGTCATTCAATGACGCTGAGATGAAACTCATTGACGCTTTGATCGGTATTCAAGGCCGTGGCAAATCTGCTTCTCCTGGACAGCTCAAT GATGTGGAATCTGCTGTTAAAGTTCTTGAAGGTTTAGAAGGCATTCCAAATCCT ACAGAGTCTGATTTAATCGAAGGTCGTTGGCAGTTAATGTTCACCACAAGACCTGGAACTGCTTCTCCAATCCAG AGAACATTTACAGGAGTAGATGTGTTCACTGTGTTTCAAGATGTATACTTGAAGACAACAAACGATCCTCGTGTTTCAAACATTGTTAAGTTCTCTGACTTCATTGGAGAGCTGAAAGTTGAg GCTGTTGCGTCCATCAAAGATGCCAAGAGGGTTCTGTTTCGTTTCGATAGAGCAGCATTCGCATTGAAGTTTCTTCCTTTCAAAGTTCCATATCCAGTTCCTTTTAGACTTCTTGGTGATGAAGCAAAAGGTTGGTTAGATACTACGTACTTGTCGCCTTCAGGAAACCTTAGGATCTCAAGGGGAAACAAG GGGACAACGTTTGTTCTTCAGAAAGAAACCGTTCCTAGGCAGAAACTGTTAGCTACCATATCTCAAGACAAAGGAGTAGCAGAG GCTATAGATGAGTTTCTTGCTTCCAATACTAACTCCAAGGAAGATGATTATGAACTTCTAGAGGGAAACTGGCAAATGATTTGGAGTTCACAG ATGTATACAGATAGTTGGCTTGAAAATGCAGCAAATGGTCTTATGGGAAGGCAG ATCATTGAGAAGGATGGAAGAATAAAGTTTGAAGTTAACATCATACCAGCATTTAGATTCTCAATGAAAGGCAAATTCTT GAAATCAGGAGGTAGCACCTATGAGTTGAAGATGGACGATGCAGCAATTATAGGTGGTCCGTTTGGATATCCGATCGAATTGACAAACAATATCAAGCTTCAAGTTCT CTACACAGATGAGAAGATGAGAATAAGTCGTGGGTTTGATAACATTGTCTTTGTGCACATCCGAGAAGTTTAG
- the LOC108852505 gene encoding protein CHLORORESPIRATORY REDUCTION 41, chloroplastic yields the protein MASTLLVPQLLSSPTYLKRTYTFNTRRTVKCSSNPEPKDQFLELTPSPDSINTTSAEKFPIEKRRRSEIRDRKQRGIEKPEPPNFEIGWKRTKEINLEKPKGYVIMDFLEKFEGLMAREFGSKELLAKAGEIVAERAREEAEVLRDEGEVEERMVTELFRVLKLMEMDLAMVKASVKEETLSERIEQARARCRQAILVANSF from the coding sequence ATGGCTTCCACACTTCTTGTTCCTCAACTTCTCTCTTCGCCTACGTATCTCAAAAGAACCTATACCTTCAACACTCGTCGAACAGTGAAGTGCTCTTCAAACCCAGAACCAAAAGATCAGTTCCTCGAGCTCACACCTTCACCCGACTCAATCAACACCACGAGCGCCGAGAAGTTCCCCATCGAGAAACGTCGAAGATCCGAGATACGCGACAGGAAACAAAGAGGGATCGAGAAGCCAGAGCCACCGAACTTCGAGATTGGCTGGAAGAGAACGAAAGAGATAAACTTGGAGAAACCAAAAGGGTACGTGATAATGGACTTCTTGGAGAAGTTCGAAGGGTTGATGGCGAGAGAGTTCGGTTCCAAGGAGCTTTTGGCTAAAGCTGGTGAGATAGTCGCGGAGAGAGCTAGAGAAGAAGCTGAGGTTCTGAGAGACGAAGGTGAGGTTGAAGAGAGGATGGTGACTGagctttttagggttttgaagcTGATGGAGATGGATTTGGCTATGGTTAAAGCTTCGGTTAAGGAAGAGACTCTTAGTGAGAGGATTGAACAAGCTAGAGCTAGATGTAGACAAGCTATTCTTGTTGCTAATTCTTTTTAA
- the LOC108861488 gene encoding agamous-like MADS-box protein AGL97 produces MVKKGGTKRKPVMTKITDKASRATTFTKRRDGLYSKAAQLCVVSDAQIAILATPSSSNSNTPFFSFGHSSVESVVSAYLSGQRLAPVSTCDNTKATREDLGICMARKDLGLGFWWDDEKLVNSNDPEELMEAMESMKVLYSRLKGLEDQTLTTTKTIDDEDMVVEISPESDEWSEMDINNLLQDCDCDDVPPLHDVVSNTEEDHNVSEQTCKNNNNNFVSLPELDEWSEMVLNQLLEDCDHVPEPPVFCNTDIEEEDHDVSGNNNFVSLPEAVAGSLEEEAMNIDWDTIFASGEELLSDEYKMYV; encoded by the coding sequence ATGGTGAAGAAGGGAGGTACGAAGAGGAAGCCTGTGATGACAAAGATCACTGACAAAGCTTCGCGCGCTACTACTTTCACGAAACGCAGAGACGGTCTCTACAGCAAAGCCGCTCAGCTTTGCGTTGTCTCCGACGCTCAAATCGCTATCTTAGCGACACCGTCTTCTTCCAACTCCAACACTCCCTTCTTCTCGTTTGGTCACTCTTCCGTTGAGTCCGTGGTCTCCGCTTATCTCTCCGGACAGAGACTTGCTCCTGTTTCAACGTGTGATAATACCAAAGCAACGCGAGAAGACCTAGGTATCTGTATGGCTCGCAAGGACCTAGGGTTAGGGTTTTGGTGGGACGATGAGAAGCTCGTCAACTCGAATGATCCGGAAGAGCTTATGGAAGCGATGGAGTCTATGAAAGTACTATACAGCCGTCTCAAGGGATTGGAGGATCAAAccctaacaacaacaaaaacgaTCGACGACGAGGACATGGTTGTTGAGATTTCACCTGAGTCGGATGAATGGAGCGAGATGGATATTAATAACCTCCTCCAAGATTGTGATTGTGATGATGTACCACCACTACATGATGTTGTTAGCAACACTGAAGAGGATCACAATGTATCTGAgcaaacctgcaaaaacaacaacaacaactttgTATCATTACCTGAATTGGATGAATGGAGTGAGATGGTTCTTAATCAACTACTGGAAGATTGTGATCATGTACCAGAGCCACCTGTCTTTTGCAATACTGACATAGAAGAAGAGGATCACGATGTATCTGGCAACAACAACTTTGTATCATTACCTGAAGCAGTTGCTGGAAGCCTGGAAGAAGAGGCGATGAATATTGATTGGGATACTATTTTTGCATCTGGTGAGGAGCTTCTTAGTGATGAGTATAAGATGTATGTATAG
- the LOC108842360 gene encoding transcription factor bHLH122 has translation MESEFQQHHFLLHDHQHQRPPRTSGLARYQSAPSSYFSSFGESIEEFLDRPTSPETERILSGFLQTTDTSNTVDSFLHHTFSETDEKKPPEVKTEETTEVDDIPATVAMDVVEIPAAPGSSGYASVVRSLGQNNKRPRERDDRTPPANNLARHNSSPAGLFSSIDVETAYAAVMKNMGGFGGGVNVMNTEASSLTRGTKLPPPSMGTIPEIDDVKPVFSSRLPPRTLSGGFNRSFGNEGSASSKLIARTQSGGLDQYKTKDEDSSASRRPPLAHHMSLPKSLSDIEQLLSDSIPCKIRAKRGCATHPRSIAERVRRTKISERMRKLQDLVPNMDTQTNTADMLDLAVQYIKDLQEQVKGLEESRARCRCSCA, from the exons ATGGAGTCAGAGTTTCAGCAACACCACTTCCTTCTCCACGATCACCAGCACCAGAGACCACCAAGAACGTCCGGTTTAGCTAGGTACCAGTCAGCTCCGAGCTCCTACTTCTCCAGCTTCGGAGAATCCATCGAAGAGTTCTTGGATCGACCGACAAGTCCCGAGACGGAGAGGATCTTGTCTGGCTTCTTGCAGACCACCGACACAAGCAACACCGTCGACAGCTTCCTCCACCACACCTTCTCCGAGACGGACGAGAAGAAACCTCCTGAGGTGAAGACAGAGGAGACGACGGAGGTTGATGATATTCCGGCGACGGTGGCGATGGACGTCGTCGAGATTCCGGCGGCTCCTGGTTCGTCTGGATACGCTTCGGTGGTGCGGAGTTTAGGTCAGAACAACAAAAGACCACGAGAGAGAGATGATCGGACTCCTCCGGCGAACAATCTCGCTAGGCATAACAGCTCACCCGCCGGATTATTCTCATCCATAGACGTGGAGACAG CATATGCAGCTGTAATGAAAAACATGGGCGGTTTTGGTGGAGGAGTTAATGTGATGAATACTGAAGCTTCATCTCTTACTCGTGGAACCAAGCTTCCTCCTCCATCCATGGGTACGATCCCTGAGATTGATGATGTCAAACCCGTTTTCTCATCGAGGTTGCCTCCTCGAACGCTCTCTGGTGGGTTTAACCGTTCCTTTGGGAATGAAGGCTCTGCTTCCTCTAAGCTTATCGCTAGGACCCAATCTGGTGGCTTAGATCAGTACAAAACCAAG GATGAAGATTCGTCAGCTAGTAGACGTCCTCCTTTAGCGCATCACATGAGTTTGCCTAAGTCTTTGTCAGATATTGAGCAGTTACTCTCAGATTCTATCCCTTGTAAGATCAGAGCCAAGCGTGGCTGCGCCACTCATCCTCGGAGCATTGCTGAGAGA GTGAGAAGAACAAAGATTAGTGAAAGAATGAGGAAGCTGCAAGACCTTGTTCCAAACATGGACACG CAAACAAACACAGCAGATATGTTGGATCTTGCGGTTCAGTACATCAAGGACCTACAAGAACAAGTCAAG GGGCTGGAAGAGAGCCGGGCAAGATGTAGATGCTCTTGTGCTTGA
- the LOC108859834 gene encoding AP2/ERF and B3 domain-containing transcription factor At1g51120: MNSPNEAKTKAETSGSSDYVLCLAKPMEQPHVSNTATTTRYKGVVLQPNGNWGAQIYTEHRRIWLGTFKSAAEAAASYDSACIKIRGIDANSHRNFPWCEITTHEPEFQASYTTEAVLNMIKDCSYQHKFREYLRRRSQMVDFTNINIVAAAASKQSRGGRGVQEPFSCTQLFSKELTPSDVGKLNRLVIPKKHAVKHLPFISGDQKEREEGEMGGALDDVEVVFYDRAMRQWKFRYCYWRSSQSFVFTRGWNGFVREKRLKEKDAIIFYHCDVPTSVKTLQGQSNSFLMIDVDYFTDKGSVAPKEVDKMVHNTSEEEEMKTETKSEVNTGGFMLFGVRIQ; this comes from the coding sequence ATGAATAGCCCCAATGAAGCCAAGACCAAAGCCGAGACTTCAGGCTCAAGTGACTATGTCTTGTGTCTAGCAAAACCCATGGAGCAGCCTCATGTGTCCAACACAGCGACAACAACAAGATACAAAGGTGTTGTTCTACAACCGAACGGTAACTGGGGCGCTCAGATATACACTGAGCATCGAAGGATCTGGCTTGGAACTTTCAAATCCGCTGCTGAAGCCGCTGCTTCTTACGATAGCGCATGTATCAAAATCCGAGGTATTGATGCTAACTCCCACCGGAACTTTCCTTGGTGTGAAATCACGACCCATGAACCGGAGTTTCAGGCTAGCTACACAACGGAAGCTGTGTTGAACATGATCAAAGACTGTTCTTACCAACACAAGTTCAGAGAGTATCTCAGAAGAAGATCTCAGATGGTCGACTTCACCAACATCAACATCGTGGCGGCGGCTGCATCGAAACAGAGCCGAGGAGGGAGAGGAGTGCAAGAACCATTCTCTTGCACGCAGCTTTTTAGCAAGGAACTGACACCGAGCGATGTTGGGAAGCTCAACAGGCTTGTGATACCTAAGAAGCATGCGGTGAAGCATCTACCTTTCATAAGCGGCgatcagaaagagagagaagaaggcgAAATGGGTGGAGCTCTGGATGATGTTGAGGTTGTGTTTTACGATAGGGCGATGAGACAATGGAAGTTTAGGTATTGTTACTGGAGGAGTAGCCAGAGCTTTGTCTTCACAAGAGGATGGAATGGTTTCGTCAGGGAGAAGAGACTCAAGGAGAAAGATGCTATCATCTTTTACCATTGTGATGTCCCGACCAGTGTTAAGACATTACAAGGTCAAAGCAACAGCTTCTTGATGATTGATGTTGACTACTTTACCGACAAGGGTTCCGTGGCTCCCAAGGAAGTAGACAAGATGGTTCATAACACTTCcgaggaagaagagatgaaaacaGAAACCAAATCAGAGGTAAACACAGGAGGGTTTATGCTGTTCGGTGTTAGGATTCAATAG